GCAAATATCCATACCGCTCGCTACGGCATCATCAATTAACTTAAGCATGCTTGGAACCTTTCCCCAATTGGCTTCATTTTGCGCCTTAAGGTGAGATATTTCCAATCTTGCTCCGGATGCGCGTGCCAAGTCAATCGCCTCAGCAATAGCCTGTTCTACGCGGTCATCCTCATTTCTCATGTGAATTGCATACAACGCATTGCGCTTTGCAACAACCTTAAGCAGCTCAACAAATTCCTCTCTGCTGCCATAAGAACCTGGAGTATATTCCAAACCAAATGACAACCCAATGCTTCCCATTTCTATCTGCTGGTCAAGCAAATAGCACATTTGCTTAAGCTGGTCAGGAGTACATGGAACATTATTGTCACCTACAACTACGTGTCTAAGAGTGCCTTGTCCGGTATAACTCTTAAAATTAATTCCAATTGTATTCTTCCTTAAAGCGTCATAAAATCCGTCAACGTTTTTCCAGAAAGGATATCCAAAACGCTTTGTCCCTTTTGCAGCCTCATACTCTGCATCTGAATAAGGGAAAGGAGAACCGCCGCAATTACCTGCAATATCGGAAGTTACGCCCTGGAACAATCTGCTGTCCCCAAGCGGAGCCTCAAGCAAATTAGTATCGGTATGAGTGTGAATATCTATAAAGCCGGGACTAACAGCCTGCCCTTTTGCATCCACAAATTCTTTGCAGCTCTTGCCAAGTTTTCCAATCGCGGAAATTTTTCCATCTTTCAAACCCACATCCGCTCTCAATGGAGCCTTGCCGTCTCCGCAATAAACTAATCCATTTGCAATTATAGTATCAAATTGTTCTTTTGTCTTAAAACCGGAACCTAAAAAGCCCGACGCAGATGAAGTCACAAAACTTTCACCGCCAAGAATAGCTAAAGAAGAAATGCCGCCAAGGGCAATGGACGTTTTCAGAAAATTTCTTCTGGAAATGTTTTTAGAACTGTCAATTAAGTGCTTGTTCATAGTTATATAATTAATATCTGTCGGGATGATAATAATCACGACAGATAGAATCTACTTTGTCTCTTTTGTCATTTTCTTCATCCCCTCGGAAACATATTGCTTCATATTGTTTTGGTCTCCGTAAATCAAAAGCGCCTCAATATCAGGAGTTTCTGCAATAATTTCTTTTGCTCTTTCCAATCCCACTACCATAAAATATGTTGCGTAAGCATCTGCTGCTGTTGCGTTTGGAGCTACAACGGTTGCGCTCAGCAAATTATGCTGCACAGGATAGCCAGTCTTTGGGTTAATGGTGTGCGCATATTTTTTGCCGTTCTCCACGTAATATTTTCTGTAGTCTCCGCTGGTTACAAGCCCTTTGCCTGAAATGCGGATTTCATCCTGTATCATCTCGCCGGGAGAATTATTCCCGTCAACAGGCTTGTCAACTCCAATGTTCCACTCCTTGCCCTTAGGATTTACACCCTGTGCAAAAATCTCCCCTCCTATTTCTATCATAAAATTTTTAATCCCCATCTTTCTGAATCTTTCGGCAAAATAATCTGCGGTATATCCCTGTGCAATCGCATTGAAATTCAGCTCACAGCGCGGATCATCCTTTGTAATGGAATCCCCGACAAGCTTAAAGTGTTCCATTCCGGTAAACTGCATTATGCTGTCTATCTTTGCCTTTGTAACGTTAGCCTTATTTTTAAAACCGAACCCCCACAGGTCAAACAACGGAGCGCTTGAGGCATCAAAAGCCCCATTGCTTACCTTGTACATCTTCTGAGATGCAACAAAATTGTCAATGAAAATTTTATCCGGTTTTACGGGCAGGTTATTGTTGAATTTATAAAGGAGAGACGTTGAATCGTACCCCGATACGGAATTGTCTATCTGCTTGAAATACAGATTCACACTATCCCTGACACTAGCAGAGGAACTATCAACAGGTTCATAAACAATGTGATAAGTACTACCCTGGGCGACACCTGTCAGCGCAATGTAATCATTGCCCTTATTGCATCCTGTAAAGATAGCCATCAATAAAACAGCTGCGGCACCCGCAAAGCGCCTTTCTATTTTCCTAAACATAACTTTAGATATTATAGTTGCGTGCAGCCTCAAGGCGATGGCACGATTTTGGCTCACCGATAGGCAAATTTAGAAATAATTCATTTTAAGTGCAAAAAAACGTACTTTTGCAATCAAACACTAGAAGAAATAATGAAATTGAGTTCTCTTAATAAATTTTGGATGCTCCTGGCGGTTGCGGCATTGTTTGCAACGGGATGTCACAAGTCAAGCGATGATGAAGATTACATGGAGGGAAATATGGAGTTTTCTGTTCCATTATATTCGCTTGCAGGGAAAAGTTATACGCTTACAGCAGGGGGTATTACAACTCCTTCATCCGGAGTAACTTACAAGTGGTATTCCACTATGACGGATGATACTATAAAAGGTTCTGCGGGGGTAAAGGCCACCTTTGTTGTACCGGACTCGCTGGCCACATATTCAATTACGGAAGCAGCCTCTGCTACAGGATATTACGGAACAACAGCAACTCAATACTGCAATACTGTCGTTCCTTACATAGGACACTCTCTAACAGATGTTTCCGCTCCTACCGATTCCATCAAAGATCCTAGAGACAACCAATATTATTACATAACTACGGCTGGCAATCTGGACTGGTTTGCAGAAAACCTTAATTATAAAGGCAGCGGCAGCGGATACGCAAATGCCGATGATGCAGGATATCTTTTTGGCAGACTATATAATTGGAATGATGCAACAGGAAAAGTTTCAGGTTCAGGCCTTGGCGGCGGTCCTCAGGGAGCTTGTCCTCCGGGGTGGACGGTGCCTACGAACGAGGATTGGGAAGATCTTGCTAAAGCTCTGAAAGGAAGTGCAGTAGGTTTTCTTGATAACTGGATAGGTCTTGGAGAGATGGTCATGGTAAATGCAAAATGCAACGGGACAAAATTCTGGCCTTACGCAGCAAAGGTAACCATGAAAAACAAGTTCGGATGGAACGCGCTTGCAACAGGAAGCTGTTCAAATAATTATCACTATTTCACAGGATTAAATGCTTATGCATTCTTCTGGAGTTCTACTCAAATGGACTCTAACAATGCATATTACAGATACTTATACTACAATCTGCCAAACTTCCCTTTCAATTACGCAACAAAGGATGATATGGGAGCTTCCATCAGATGTGTACGCAAGCACTAGAACTACAACTATAACAAATACTTACAATTATGAAAAAAGGATGTTCAGGACTAATAGTAGTACTCGTCATTTTGGCGGTACTAGTTATCTGGGGCATAAAGGCCTATAACTCAATGGTTAAACAGCGTGAGGCTGTAAACACTGCATGGAGCAACGTAGAAAACACCTATCAGAGAAGAGCAGATTTGATTCCTAATCTGGTATCCACCGTTAAGGGTTATGCAAAGCATGAACAATCTACGCTAGAGGGAGTTGTAGAGGCTCGCGCAAAGGCTACTCAAATAAAAGTTGATCCTGCAAATTTGGACGAGGCTTCACTTAAGAAATTTAATGATGCTCAAGGTGAACTTGGCAGCGCGCTTGGCAAACTGCTTATGATTCAGGAGAATTATCCGGACCTTAAGGCAAATGAAAACTTCCTGGAACTTCAAAGTCAGCTGGAGGGAACAGAGAATAGAATTAACGTTGCGCGCAACAACTTTAATGATACTGCAAAGAACTACAACACGTATCTGCAGAAATTCCCTAACAACGTGATTTCCGGTCTGTTCGGCTTTAAGACCAAACCTTACTTTGAGGCAGCCGCAGGCTCAGAAACAGCTCCAAAAGTTGAATTTTAATCTTTAATAATTTACTGTCGGGAATAAGAAAATTATCTTACTCCCGACAGTTTTATTTTTATCATGTGGTTTGTTAAACGTCTGATTCCCAAAGAGGATGAGAAGATGATAGTGGCCGCTATAAAAAAAGCGGAGCTGAATACATCCGGAGAAATTCGCGTGCACATAGAGAGCGAATGCAAAGAGGATAATCCTTTAGCAAGGGCAATTTATGTCTTCAACATGCTTGGCATGTACAAGACAGCAGCGCGCAACGGAGTATTGATTTATGTGGCAAAGAAAAGCCGCAAGTTTGCAATCATTGGAGATGACGGTATTAACAGAGTTATTCCGGATAATTATTGGAATGACATCCGCTCGGCAATGTCTGAAGATTTCTCTAAAGGACAGTATGCCAGCGGAATATGCAATGCAATTCTAAGCACGGGAGAATTGCTTAAGAAAGAGTTCCCGCACACGGCGGATGATGTAAATGAACAGAGCGATGAGATATCTTTTGGGAAATAAATGCGCTGCTGTTCTTGCGGCGTTATGCTTTATTGCAGCTGCGGCAATACCTGCCGGAGCGCAAAAGACTGCTGCACAACCGGCCGCAAAATCAGCTGTAGTCCAGAGTGCTGCAAAGCAACCTGCGGCTGCAAAAAATGTTGCCGTGCAACCTGCGGCTGCAAATCAAAATATCAGATTGCTTGCCGCGGACTCAATAAAAAAAGCAAGCACAAATGCTGCAGAAAAATCTCTGCAAGCCGCCGTTAAAAAAGATAAAGACGGCAATGTAATAGGAACATCTTTTGGTTCCACGCTTGCAACAGATCCTTACGTACCAGTTGGAGATGAGCAGATTAAAGCGGCGGAGTCTGCGCTGGATGCCGCAGAACAAAAAGAATCTTCTTCTAAATTTAACTCAGCTGCGGATGCAATTCCGGCAGCTCCCAATCCTCAAAGATTGGTCAATGACTACACAGGAATTTTAACTCCGGAACAAGTTGCCGCAATGGAAACCCGCTGTGAAGATTTCTCCAGAAAAACTTCTAACCAAATTGCAATTGTAATTGTTCCAACTCTGTACGGATTTGATAAAGAGGAATATGCGCGCACAATAGGAAAAACTTGGGATGTAGGACAGAAAAAATATCTTAACGGAATTGTTCTGCTTGTAAAGCCAAAAATCGGAAATGAGAGTGGTGAAGTTTTCATCTCCACAGGCTCCGGATTGGAGGGTGTTCTTACAGACGCAATGTGCGAGAGAATTATACAACTGCGTCTTATTCCGGCCTTTAGAGAGAATGATTACTATGACGGAATTAATGATGCTCTTAGTTTGATTTTCCCTCTTGCAGCCGGTGAGATTTCTTCAGATGAGTTCAGCGGAGATGATGGAGAAAGTCCGCATGACATATTTATCTTAGTATTCCTTCTTCTGTTTTTCGGCGGTATAATTGCAGCTAAAATTTATGAGCACAAACACGGCAGACATATCGGCCGCGGCGGCGGATTCAACACCGGAGGCGGGTTTGACAGGCCATTCTTTGGCGGCTTTGGCGGCGGTTCCGGCGGAGGCGGCTTTGGAGGTTTCGGCGGTTTTGGCGGCGGAGGCGGAGGCTTCTGCGGAGGAGGTGCCGGAGGAAGCTGGTAAAAACAGCAGCCGGCTTTTAAAATTTATACACAAAATTTCCGCTCTCCGGAATTTGCAATATGCCTCTAGATGCCAGTAAATCTGTAGTTTGCGTATAAATGAAATGATACCACCAAATGCAAAACTCATTGAAGGTTATTTCATTGGAGTAACCAGATTTAACATAAATGTTCTCCATATAGGCTCTGTTATTTTCCAAAACTTTAAGCAACTTGGGCAGAAACTTTTGAGCCATTGTCTCAAGTATTTCATTATCTGAAGCAGAGACAACATTCCCTGTTTCAGACAAATTGCAGTGCTTACGGTTATTCCCGTAAACACTGATTTTTCCTACCTGATTTCCGTAAATGCCAAACGCTTCCCTCTCTGAATTCCCCTCAGAAATGCGGCAATAATAATTTTTTCCGTGTCTAAGCGGACGCTCAGGCGCCTTCAAAAAATCACTTTCCACATTGCTAATCTGCCAGTTATCTAACAGCACATCACTCAAAATGAAAAAAGACCAATGTTCAAAATTACCAATCGCGGCCATTCCCGTCTTTGAAAAATCTCTTTTTATTCCCGACAGATTTTCCTCAATCACATTGGCTATCTGCTCAGATATCGGATGAGCATAGGAAAATAATTTCTCCCCATCCTCAGTCAAACAGACAAAAATTGTGGGTTTATATTTTCCGTTAATTTGGTGAACCAAATTTTTGCCCTCCAACAAAGACAAAATAGAATCTGTTTTTGACATGGAGAAATTTGTTTTTAATGCAAAATCCTTAATATCAATATTTTTGTGAAGAGCGGCAAACAAAAAATAAACGCTGTCCCTATTAATACATCTGTCGGGAAAATTATCACCTCTAGAAATTATACTGCACTCCAATTTCTTGTTGAATACAGTATCAACTGCATGGTTCCTTGCTAACGTCTTAGCATCTTGCGCATTGACATTATTGCACAAAATTCCTGCAAATAACAGGATGCAGAAAGGTAATATTGAACAATTTATCTTTTTCATATCCGACTAACGGCCCTCGAATTTACTGAAAAAATCATTGCCTTTGTCATCTACCAAAATGAACGCAGGGAAGTTAACAACCTCTATCTGCCAGATGGCTTCCATTCCAAGCTCAGGATATTCTATGCATTTGACGCTCTTGATGTTATCCTGTGCAAGGATTGCAGCAGGACCGCCTATGCTGCCAAGATAAAATCCGCCGTGCTTTTTGCATGCGTCTGTAACTGCCTGGCTTCTATTGCCTTTAGCAATCATAATCATGCTGCCCCCGTTATCCTGGAACAAATCTACATAAGGGTCCATGCGCGCAGCTGTTGTTGGGCCAAATGAACCGCTCGGCATTCCTTTAGGAGTTTTCGCAGGACCGGCATAGTAAACCGGGTGATCTTTAATGTATTGAGGAAGCCCCTCTCCTTTATCAAGACGCTCCTTCAATTTAGCATGCGCAATATCGCGGGCAACAATGATAGTTCCGTCCAACAGAAGGAAAGTAGAAACGGGATGTTTGGTCAGCTCTGCAAGCACCTCTTTCATAGGACGATTCAGATTTATATGAACGCCACCCTCAAAAGCGGAGCTGCTATTTTTAAACTTGGCCGGAATCAGGCGGGCAGGATTTGCGTCCAATGTCTCCAACCAAATTCCGTCCTCATTAATCTTTGCTTTAATATTTCTGTCTGCGCTGCAGCTTACTCCAAGTCCAACAGGACAAGAGGCTCCGTGACGCGGAAGTCTTATCACTCTAACATCATGCGCAAAATATTTGCCGCCAAACTGAGCGCCAATTCCAAGCTCCTGCGCATCCTTCAAAAGTTTTTGCTCCATCTCTACATCCCTGAATGCCTGGCCGTTGCCAAGGCCCTTAGTTGGCAGCGCATCATAATATTTTGCAGATGCAAGTTTAACCGTAGAGAGATTCAAGTCTGCAGAAGTTCCTCCAATTACAAATGCAATATGATAAGGAGGACATGCCGCAGTTCCCAAAGAACGCATCTTCTCAATTAAAAACTTCTCCAGTTTATCCGGTGCAAGAAGCGCTTTTGTTTCCTGATACAAATATGTTTTGTTTGCGCTTCCGCCACCTTTTGCCATGAATAAAAACTTGTACTCATCACCGTCGTGAGAAAAAATTTCTATCTGTGCGGGAATGTTGTTTCCGGAGTTTTTCTCCTTATACATATCAAAGGCAACTGTCTGTGAATAACGCAGATTATCAGTTGTATATGTATCATAAACTCCATGCTCCAGAGCAGCCGCATCACCGCCTCCGGTATAAACGTTCTCTCCCTTCCAGCCAAAAATAATTGCCGTGCCCGTATCCTGGCAAAGAGGCAGCTGACATTTAGAAGCCACATCTGCATTTAACATAAAAGTCAGAGCAACCGCCTTATCATTTTCACTGGCCTGAGGGTCATCCAAAATCTTTGCAACCATCTCATTATGATATGGTCTCAACATAAAAGCAATGTCATGAAATGCCTGCTTTGAGAGCATTCTCAAACCTTCCGCAGAAACTTTTAAAATCTTATGACCTTCAAAGTTTCCAACGGTTACATATTTTTTTGAATCTTTAAGCAAGTGATACTCAGTAGTATCCTTGCCAAGTTCAAACATGGGATTGTATTTGTATTCTTCCATAATCTTTATTTTTCCAAGCTCTTGCGAGCAATTATTTATCATTAATTTTTCTACTCTTCATCAACATTCTTATTGTCTCCTCTTCTGACGCCCATCAAAAACGCCTTCATGAAAGCGTTCAAATCTCCATCCAGAACTCCTTGCGTATCAGCCGTTTCTATCCCGGTACGCACATCCTTCACCATCTTATACGGATGCAAAACATAACTGCGAATTTGAGAACCCCACTCTATCTTTTTCTTCTGCCCTTCCAGCTCCGCCTGCTTATCCCGCTTCTTCTCCAGCTCCAGCTCATATAAGTGTGACTTCAAGATTCTCAGCGCATTCTGTCTATTATCCAGCTGAGAGCGTGTCTCCGTATTTTCCACAACAATACCTGTCGGGATATGCTTAACTCTTACACCCGTCTCAACCTTATTTACATTTTGTCCTCCGGCACCGCTGGAACGGAAAGTATCCCACTCCAAATCTGAAGGATTAATCACAATTTCTATTGAATCATCTACAAGCGGATAAACAAATACAGATGAGAAAGTTGTCTGTCTCTTGCCCTGTGCGTTAAACGGGGAAATTCTCACCAGACGGTGCACTCCGTTCTCCGCCTTTAAATATCCGTAAGCATAATCGCCCTCAATCTGAAGAGTAACGGATTTAATTCCCGCCTCATCACCTGCAAGCAAGTCTGTTACAGTCACTTTATAGCCATTGCGTTCTCCCCATCTGGTATACATCCTCATAAGCATGCTGCTCCAGTCATTGCTCTCCGTACCGCCCGCACCGCTGTTAATCTTAACCAGCGCGCCAAGATTATCTCCCTCCGCAGACAACATGCTCTTAAATTCAACCTCCTCCAAATGCTTGGTAACCAAAGCATCTTGCTGAGCAATCTCCTCCTCCGGCGCCCCCATCTCCTTAAGCACGTCAAGGTCTTCCCCCTCTCTTTTAAGGGAGTCAATAGCATTGACCCAATATTTTATTCCCGACAGTTTTTTTAAGAACGCCTCTGCATTCTTAGCGTCATTCCAGAAATCAGGTGCCGCAGCAACCTTCTCACCTTCAGCTATCTCCTTGACTTTCTTGTCATAGTCAAAGAGACCTCCTCAACGTATCCAGACGTTCTTTAAGATTTTCCATAACGCCACAAATATAATCAAATAAGGAATATCCCCCAAGACTGAAAAAATTTCAGTCTTTCTGAAAAATTGTCACCAAAAATAATCTTAACGCTGTCAAAACTTCCTGATTTTCAGCTGGCACAGCCTTTGCGATTTACCCAAGTGTCTTTGAAAATGAACAGAGATTAGAAATCAAAGAGAAGTTTTCAAGATAATATTTAATAATAAATTAAT
The window above is part of the Bacteroidales bacterium genome. Proteins encoded here:
- a CDS encoding TPM domain-containing protein, whose translation is MWFVKRLIPKEDEKMIVAAIKKAELNTSGEIRVHIESECKEDNPLARAIYVFNMLGMYKTAARNGVLIYVAKKSRKFAIIGDDGINRVIPDNYWNDIRSAMSEDFSKGQYASGICNAILSTGELLKKEFPHTADDVNEQSDEISFGK
- a CDS encoding LemA family protein, with the translated sequence MKKGCSGLIVVLVILAVLVIWGIKAYNSMVKQREAVNTAWSNVENTYQRRADLIPNLVSTVKGYAKHEQSTLEGVVEARAKATQIKVDPANLDEASLKKFNDAQGELGSALGKLLMIQENYPDLKANENFLELQSQLEGTENRINVARNNFNDTAKNYNTYLQKFPNNVISGLFGFKTKPYFEAAAGSETAPKVEF
- a CDS encoding fumarate hydratase, with amino-acid sequence MEEYKYNPMFELGKDTTEYHLLKDSKKYVTVGNFEGHKILKVSAEGLRMLSKQAFHDIAFMLRPYHNEMVAKILDDPQASENDKAVALTFMLNADVASKCQLPLCQDTGTAIIFGWKGENVYTGGGDAAALEHGVYDTYTTDNLRYSQTVAFDMYKEKNSGNNIPAQIEIFSHDGDEYKFLFMAKGGGSANKTYLYQETKALLAPDKLEKFLIEKMRSLGTAACPPYHIAFVIGGTSADLNLSTVKLASAKYYDALPTKGLGNGQAFRDVEMEQKLLKDAQELGIGAQFGGKYFAHDVRVIRLPRHGASCPVGLGVSCSADRNIKAKINEDGIWLETLDANPARLIPAKFKNSSSAFEGGVHINLNRPMKEVLAELTKHPVSTFLLLDGTIIVARDIAHAKLKERLDKGEGLPQYIKDHPVYYAGPAKTPKGMPSGSFGPTTAARMDPYVDLFQDNGGSMIMIAKGNRSQAVTDACKKHGGFYLGSIGGPAAILAQDNIKSVKCIEYPELGMEAIWQIEVVNFPAFILVDDKGNDFFSKFEGR
- a CDS encoding FAD:protein FMN transferase; this encodes MFRKIERRFAGAAAVLLMAIFTGCNKGNDYIALTGVAQGSTYHIVYEPVDSSSASVRDSVNLYFKQIDNSVSGYDSTSLLYKFNNNLPVKPDKIFIDNFVASQKMYKVSNGAFDASSAPLFDLWGFGFKNKANVTKAKIDSIMQFTGMEHFKLVGDSITKDDPRCELNFNAIAQGYTADYFAERFRKMGIKNFMIEIGGEIFAQGVNPKGKEWNIGVDKPVDGNNSPGEMIQDEIRISGKGLVTSGDYRKYYVENGKKYAHTINPKTGYPVQHNLLSATVVAPNATAADAYATYFMVVGLERAKEIIAETPDIEALLIYGDQNNMKQYVSEGMKKMTKETK
- a CDS encoding TPM domain-containing protein, which gives rise to MRYLLGNKCAAVLAALCFIAAAAIPAGAQKTAAQPAAKSAVVQSAAKQPAAAKNVAVQPAAANQNIRLLAADSIKKASTNAAEKSLQAAVKKDKDGNVIGTSFGSTLATDPYVPVGDEQIKAAESALDAAEQKESSSKFNSAADAIPAAPNPQRLVNDYTGILTPEQVAAMETRCEDFSRKTSNQIAIVIVPTLYGFDKEEYARTIGKTWDVGQKKYLNGIVLLVKPKIGNESGEVFISTGSGLEGVLTDAMCERIIQLRLIPAFRENDYYDGINDALSLIFPLAAGEISSDEFSGDDGESPHDIFILVFLLLFFGGIIAAKIYEHKHGRHIGRGGGFNTGGGFDRPFFGGFGGGSGGGGFGGFGGFGGGGGGFCGGGAGGSW
- a CDS encoding D-aminoacylase, yielding MNKHLIDSSKNISRRNFLKTSIALGGISSLAILGGESFVTSSASGFLGSGFKTKEQFDTIIANGLVYCGDGKAPLRADVGLKDGKISAIGKLGKSCKEFVDAKGQAVSPGFIDIHTHTDTNLLEAPLGDSRLFQGVTSDIAGNCGGSPFPYSDAEYEAAKGTKRFGYPFWKNVDGFYDALRKNTIGINFKSYTGQGTLRHVVVGDNNVPCTPDQLKQMCYLLDQQIEMGSIGLSFGLEYTPGSYGSREEFVELLKVVAKRNALYAIHMRNEDDRVEQAIAEAIDLARASGARLEISHLKAQNEANWGKVPSMLKLIDDAVASGMDICFDRYPYTAFSTDMETFVPLNDRQGSNEDVIARLKDPVKSKAIGEYALSRIKRLGGPHCVLVAACFAPGNEKYSGKFIDECCAISGMEVWPMIQYLLISENLGVQIAGFAMKESNLRAILNHPLAMVASDGSVYSPNGRLGTEMPHPRSYGTFPNYLGKYVRDEKFCDLQTAIYKCTGLPAHQLRLKERGLLRKGYAADVVVFNPTTIADIATYAKPHQFPRGIEHVFVNGAHEISGGKYTGCKLAGVIL